The following coding sequences lie in one Capsicum annuum cultivar UCD-10X-F1 chromosome 5, UCD10Xv1.1, whole genome shotgun sequence genomic window:
- the LOC107863037 gene encoding putative pentatricopeptide repeat-containing protein At5g08310, mitochondrial, producing MASFYRLKKLLNIYQCTHILQRPFTKSNLSTLSSTPISPKPINTLPSISQENSRIIYRLVYIFTNNLDSSKTQELDELGSKITTSIVENVLGKIKNWRKAHLFFNWAKNQEGYFHNCHTFNIMAECLSGVRQIASMRSLVNDVVKFQCCFTPHGLGFFIRCLGSQGLVNEANELFDHMKRMGLCVPNSFTYNCLLDGISKGGDVGLIELRLKEMCSYGWELDKYAYMPVLQCYCNARKFDNALVVFNEMHKKGLVDAHVLSILLVSFSKWGKVDKAFELVERIGDLNISLNEKACFVLIHGFVREGRTDKALQLLDKMKKMGFVMGISVYGVLIEELSRNKEIEKAMQLYEDMNVSGIRPDIKILSDLISCVRDERDMIRIVEGRYENLDRKARMLLYNSVLKRLINNVSTDKAYQLLCASACLDSGSDFNEDNLFPVKELACPNTVSFELVIDGLCRADRLELALSLFRDMDHIGCKRSVLLYNNLIDSLSRSGRLNECYELFNEMKQSEFLPTHYTYNSIFGCLCRQGDDAGALSMVKEMRVHGHQPWIKYYTLLMQKLCKDGQAVKASNFLADMVQEGCLPDVVSYSAVINGLVKIKQLDEALNLFRGICARGYCPDVVAYNIIINGLCKDKRVLEAQDFLDEMIDKGLAPSVVTYNSLIDGWCKTGDVDRAIVYLTRMTEKEREPNVITYTTLIDGLCNAGKPDDAIRLLVKMETNGCSPNRITFMALISGLCKCGKPDDALIYLHEMERKDMKPDPSIYIVLIDAFIKNTNPNEACDLLQKVVRDEFLQDLNSKSRPILKEAILSLSVDPRTSSNVKILLEEGHLTALCNFSETG from the coding sequence ATGGCATCTTTCTATAGACTCAAAAAACTCCTCAACATCTACCAATGCACTCATATTCTTCAAAGACCTTTTACAAAATCCAATCTTTCTACATTATCTTCAACACCCATTTCCCCAAAACCCATAAATACCCTCCCctcaatttctcaagaaaattcaagaatcattTATAGGCTAGTTTACATATTCACTAATAATCTTGATTCATCAAAAACCCAAGAACTTGATGAGTTGGGGTCAAAGATCACGACTTCCATTGTTGAAAATGTACTTGGGAAGATCAAGAATTGGAGAAAAGCTCATTTGTTTTTCAATTGGGCTAAAAATCAAGAAGGGTATTTTCATAATTGTCATACTTTTAACATAATGGCTGAATGTTTATCAGGTGTTCGACAGATTGCCTCAATGAGAAGTTTGGTTAATGATGTAGTTAAGTTTCAGTGTTGTTTTACGCCGCATGGTTTGGGTTTCTTTATTAGGTGTTTGGGTAGTCAGGGGTTGGTTAATGAGGCTAATGAGTTGTTTGATCATATGAAAAGAATGGGTCTTTGTGTTCCAAATAGTTTTACGTATAATTGTTTGTTGGATGGTATATCGAAAGGTGGTGATGTTGGTTTGATTGAGTTGAGGTTGAAGGAGATGTGTAGTTATGGATGGGAGCTTGATAAGTATGCGTACATGCCAGTTTTGCAGTGTTATTGCAATGCGCGGAAGTTTGATAACGCGTTGGTTGTTTTTAATGAAATGCACAAGAAGGGATTGGTCGATGCGCATGTTTTGTCGATCTTGTTGGTTTCTTTTAGTAAGTGGGGTAAGGTGGATAAGGCGTTTGAGTTGGTTGAGAGGATAGGAGATCTTAACATTAGCTTAAATGAGAAGGcatgttttgttttgattcatggTTTTGTGAGGGAAGGTAGAACAGATAAAGCGTTGCAACTGTTGgacaaaatgaagaaaatggGTTTTGTGATGGGCATTTCTGTTTATGGCGTGCTAATAGAAGAGTTGTCGAGGAATAAGGAAATTGAGAAAGCTATGCAGCTGTACGAGGATATGAATGTTTCAGGAATCCGTcctgatattaaaatacttagcGACCTTATATCTTGTGTGCGtgatgaaagagacatgattcgGATAGTTGAAGGGAGGTATGAGAACCTGGATCGGAAAGCTAGGATGCTGTTGTATAATTCTGTTCTGAAAAGACTTATTAACAATGTTTCAACTGATAAAGCATACCAACTACTTTGTGCATCAGCGTGCCTCGACTCTGGTAGTGATTTTAATGAGGACAATCTTTTTCCCGTGAAAGAACTTGCTTGTCCAAATACCGTTTCTTTTGAACTAGTTATTGATGGTTTGTGTCGTGCGGATAGGTTGGAATTGGCTCTCAGCCTGTTTAGAGATATGGACCATATTGGTTGTAAACGCAGTGTGCTACTTTACAATAATTTAATTGATTCCTTGAGCAGGTCCGGTAGACTCAATGAATGTTATGAGCTTTTTAATGAGATGAAACAATCAGAATTTCTGCCGACACATTACACATACAACTCAATTTTTGGATGCTTATGTAGGCAAGGGGATGATGCAGGCGCCCTTTCTATGGTGAAGGAGATGCGTGTGCATGGTCACCAACCTTGGATAAAATATTACACACTGCTCATGCAGAAACTTTGCAAAGACGGGCAAGCAGTCAAAGCTTCTAACTTTCTTGCTGACATGGTTCAAGAAGGATGTCTCCCTGATGTAGTTAGTTATTCAGCAGTCATAAATGGCCTTGTTAAGATAAAACAGTTGGATGAAGCACTGAATCTTTTCAGAGGGATCTGTGCTCGGGGTTATTGCCCTGATGTGGTTGCTTATAACATCATAATAAATGGGCTTTGTAAGGACAAAAGGGTACTTGAAGCCCAGGATTTTcttgatgaaatgatagataagggactTGCTCCGTCAGTTGTTACCTACAACTCACTGATTGATGGGTGGTGCAAAACTGGTGATGTCGATCGGGCAATCGTATATCTCACTAGGATGACTGAAAAAGAACGGGAGCCTAATGTTATAACTTACACCACTTTAATAGATGGGTTATGCAATGCTGGCAAACCAGATGATGCTATTAGGCTTTTGGTTAAAATGGAGACAAACGGGTGCTCTCCAAATAGAATAACTTTTATGGCTCTCATTAGTGGTCTGTGCAAGTGCGGAAAGCCAGATGATGCTCTGATTTATCTGCATGAAATGGAGAGGAAGGATATGAAACCCGATCCATCTATCTACATAGTTCTAATAGATGCTTTTATAAAAAACACGAATCCTAATGAAGCTTGTGATCTACTACAAAAGGTGGTTCGCGATGAGTTTCTTCAAGACTTAAATAGTAAGAGTCGTCCTATTCTCAAAGAGGCAATACTTTCCCTGTCTGTGGATCCAAGGACTTCCTCAAATGTAAAAATCTTGTTGGAGGAGGGTCACCTTACAGCACTCTGCAATTTCTCTGAAACTGGATGA
- the LOC107863038 gene encoding pentatricopeptide repeat-containing protein At5g08305: MFVEKFITFLEKCKSISQFKKLHALLITNGISKQPQINSRILYFTSLYNIDYAHNTFLTIKNPTIFDYNALIRGYASSKNPCKSLYLFVEMLRNGVVPDNFTYPFVVKCLAKLCEVRVGRSVHCGVLKNGYEVDLYVMNSLIHMYGSCGGVSCARKMFDEMPVRNLVSWNSMLDGYGKCGDVVLMREVFDEMVGRDVVSWSSLIDGYVKDGEYGEALEVFERMRVEGMKGNEVTMVSVLGACAHLGALEQGREMHGYIVENELPMTLVLRTSLVDMYAKCGAVEEALVVFRKGLGRKTDVLIWNAMIGGLATHGLVSESLELYKEMRSLKVRPDEITYLCLLCACAHGGLVNEAWIFFDSLGKDGMTAKCEHYACMMDVLARAGRLTEAYQFLCEMPMEPTASMLGALLSGCINHGKLDLAEIVGKKLIDLEPFHDGRYVGLSNVYALKKRWDEAKAMREAMDTRGVKKFPGFSVVEILGTLHRFIAHDKAHPESDQIYMILDFILWQMKLNKDCEEQEQLLCDINIGLGNGDDGIALQMNDR, from the coding sequence ATGTTTGTTGAAAAATTCATAACCTTTCTTGAAAAATGcaaatcaatttcacaattcaagaaaCTCCATGCACTTTTAATAACCAATGGCATTTCCAAACAACCTCAAATTAATTCAAGAATCCTATATTTCACATCATTATATAATATAGACTATGCTCATAATACTTTTTTAACAATTAAAAACCCAACAATATTTGATTACAATGCACTTATAAGGGGTTATGCTAGTAGTAAAAACCCATGTAAATCATTGTATctatttgttgaaatgttgagAAATGGCGTTGTGCCGGATAACTTTACGTACCCTTTTGTTGTCAAGTGTTTGGCTAAGTTGTGTGAGGTTAGAGTAGGTAGGAGTGTACATTGTGGGGTGTTGAAAAATGGGTATGAAGTGGATTTGTATGTTATGAATTCTTTGATTCATATGTATGGTAGTTGTGGTGGTGTTTCGTGCGCGCGaaagatgtttgatgaaatgcctgtGAGGAATTTGGTGTCGTGGAATTCGATGTTGGATGGGTATGGGAAATGTGGGGATGTTGTTTTGATGAGGGAGGTGTTTGATGAGATGGTGGGGAGGGATGTTGTGTCGTGGAGCTCGTTGATTGATGGGTATGTTAAGGATGGGGAGTATGGTGAGGCGTTGGAGGTGTTTGAGAGGATGAGAGTCGAAGGGATGAAAGGGAATGAGGTGACGATGGTGAGTGTTTTGGGTGCTTGTGCTCATTTGGGTGCGCTTGAGCAAGGGAGGGAAATGCATGGATATATCGTTGAGAATGAGTTGCCGATGACGTTAGTGTTGAGGACGTCGCTTGTTGATATGTATGCTAAGTGTGGTGCGGTAGAGGAGGCATTGGTTGTGTTTCGAAAGGGTTTAGGGAGGAAAACCGATGTCTTGATTTGGAATGCCATGATTGGAGGTTTGGCAACACATGGGTTGGTTAGTGAGTCTCTGGAGTTGTATAAGGAAATGCGGAGTTTGAAGGTGAGACCAGATGAGATAACGTACTTATGCCTTTTATGCGCTTGTGCTCATGGAGGACTAGTTAACGAAGCTTGGATTTTCTTTGATTCTCTTGGTAAAGATGGCATGACCGCAAAGTGCGAGCATTATGCTTGCATGATGGATGTACTAGCACGTGCAGGTCGTTTAACAGAAGCCTACCAGTTTCTATGTGAAATGCCTATGGAACCAACTGCTTCCATGTTAGGTGCATTACTTAGTGGCTGCATCAATCATGGAAAGTTAGATCTTGCAGAAATAGTAGGGAAAAAGCTTATCGACTTGGAGCCATTTCATGATGGTAGATATGTTGGACTATCAAATGTATATGCGCTTAAAAAGCGCTGGGATGAAGCAAAAGCTATGAGAGAAGCTATGGATACTCGGGGAGTGAAGAAATTCCCTGGTTTCAGTGTTGTGGAGATCCTTGGAACTCTTCACAGATTCATAGCACATGATAAAGCACACCCTGAATCGGATCAAATCTACATGATTCTAGATTTTATTTTGTGGCAAATGAAGCTAAATAAAGATTGTGAAGAGCAAGAACAATTGTTATGTGATATCAATATAGGACTTGGTAATGGAGATGATGGTATTGCCTTGCAGATGAATGACAGATGA
- the LOC107863039 gene encoding thioredoxin-like protein YLS8: MSYLLPHLHSGWAVDQAILAEEERLVIIRFGHDWDDTCMQMDEVLSSVAETIKNFAVIYLVDITEVPDFNTMYELYDPSTVMFFFRNKHIMIDLGTGNNNKINWALKDKQEFIDIVETVYRGARKGRGLVIAPKDYSTKYRY; encoded by the exons ATGTCATATTTGTTGCCACATCTTCATTCAGGATGGGCAGTGGATCAAGCTATCCTTGCTGAAGAAGAACGCCTGGTTATTATTCGCTTTGGTCATGATTGGGATGATACTTGTATGCAG ATGGACGAGGTGCTGTCTTCGGTTGCAGAGACGATCAAGAACTTTGCTGTGATTTACCTGGTCGATATCACTGAGGTCCCTGATTTCAACACGATGTACGAGCTGTATGATCCATCAACCGTCATGTTCTTCTTCAGGAACAAGCACATTATGATTGATCTTGGCACAGGGAACAACAACAAGATCAACTGGGCACTTAAGGATAAACAGGAGTTCATCGATATTGTTGAGACAGTGTATCGCGGTGCAAGAAAGGGTCGTGGTTTAGTTATTGCACCAAAAGATTACTCTACCAAGTACAGATACTAA